The following proteins come from a genomic window of Streptomyces liliiviolaceus:
- a CDS encoding HelD family protein — translation MPSDDPLSRERAHLADSRAALRSMREDVQSLDIRDVTANWVNAEVLTRQIDERIKALADLSHTPLFFGRLDYLHAPGAEQAEGAEGERFYIGRRHVHDAGGDPMVIDWRAPVSQPFYRASKKTPMDIALRRRFGYTGGDLTAYEDEHLSDPAETAATSKLLQQEIERPRVGPMRDIVATIQPEQDEIVRSGLGGSVCVQGGPGTGKTAVGLHRVAYLLYAHRDRLARTGTLVIGPNASFLHYIEQVLPALGELEVKQATVADLVAHVEVRGTDEAATAVVKGDARMAEVLRRAVRAHVTLPTEQVVVVRGSRRWRVPEYELTAIVQELLDRDIRYGAAREALPQRIAHAVLVQMERAGEAPDDRVQDAVARNPAVKAAVKAIWPPVDPAKLVFRLLSDADFLALHAEGVLSGEEQETIRWAKPVRSVKSVKWAAADAVLIDEANDLVQRTHSLGHVVLDEAQDLSPMQYRAVGRRCTTGSATVLGDLAQGTTPWATRSWEEALAHLGKSEAVVEELTAGFRVPTDVITYASRLLPHIAPGLAPVASVRENPGFFEVRRTGADADAVAEVVGACEELLAREGSVGLIAADGRVPVLSAALAKAGLSHLAPGEETTASARLTLVPASLAKGLEYDYVVLDEPQAVVAGEPDERTGLRRLYVTLTRAVSGLIVTHADALPAQLGD, via the coding sequence ATGCCGTCCGACGATCCCCTCTCCCGTGAACGCGCCCACCTCGCGGACTCCCGCGCCGCACTGCGGTCGATGCGCGAGGACGTCCAGTCCCTCGACATCCGGGACGTGACCGCGAACTGGGTCAACGCGGAGGTCCTGACCCGCCAGATCGACGAACGCATCAAGGCCCTCGCCGACCTGTCCCACACCCCGCTGTTCTTCGGCCGCCTCGACTACCTGCACGCCCCGGGCGCCGAGCAGGCGGAGGGCGCCGAGGGTGAACGTTTCTACATCGGACGCCGGCACGTGCACGACGCCGGCGGCGACCCGATGGTGATCGACTGGCGCGCCCCGGTGTCCCAGCCGTTCTACCGGGCCTCCAAGAAGACCCCGATGGACATCGCGCTGCGCCGCCGCTTCGGCTACACCGGCGGCGACCTCACCGCGTACGAGGACGAGCACCTCTCCGACCCCGCCGAGACCGCCGCCACCAGCAAGCTGCTCCAGCAGGAGATCGAGCGCCCGCGCGTGGGCCCCATGCGCGACATCGTGGCGACCATCCAGCCCGAACAGGACGAGATCGTACGGTCCGGTCTGGGCGGTTCGGTCTGTGTGCAGGGCGGTCCGGGCACCGGCAAGACGGCCGTCGGCCTGCACCGGGTCGCGTACCTCCTGTACGCCCACCGCGACCGGCTGGCCCGCACCGGCACCCTCGTCATCGGGCCCAACGCGTCCTTCCTGCACTACATCGAGCAGGTGCTGCCCGCGCTGGGCGAGCTGGAGGTCAAGCAGGCCACGGTCGCCGACCTGGTCGCGCATGTCGAGGTGCGGGGCACGGACGAGGCGGCGACCGCCGTCGTGAAGGGCGACGCGCGGATGGCCGAGGTGCTGCGCCGGGCCGTTCGCGCGCACGTGACCCTGCCCACCGAGCAGGTCGTGGTGGTCCGCGGCTCCCGGCGCTGGCGCGTACCGGAGTACGAACTGACCGCCATCGTGCAGGAGTTGCTGGACCGGGACATCCGGTACGGCGCCGCCCGCGAGGCCCTGCCGCAGCGCATCGCGCACGCCGTGCTGGTGCAGATGGAACGGGCGGGCGAGGCACCGGACGACCGGGTGCAGGACGCCGTCGCCCGCAACCCCGCGGTGAAGGCGGCCGTGAAGGCGATCTGGCCGCCGGTGGACCCGGCGAAGCTGGTCTTCCGCCTGCTCTCGGACGCGGACTTCCTGGCGCTGCACGCGGAGGGTGTGCTCAGCGGGGAGGAGCAGGAGACGATCCGCTGGGCGAAGCCCGTGCGGTCGGTGAAGTCCGTCAAGTGGGCCGCCGCGGACGCGGTGTTGATCGACGAGGCCAACGACCTCGTACAGCGCACGCACTCCCTCGGGCATGTGGTGCTCGACGAGGCGCAGGACCTGTCGCCGATGCAGTACCGGGCGGTGGGGCGGCGCTGCACGACCGGTTCGGCGACCGTGCTCGGGGATCTGGCGCAGGGTACGACGCCGTGGGCGACGCGCAGCTGGGAGGAGGCGCTGGCGCATCTCGGCAAGTCGGAGGCGGTGGTGGAGGAGCTGACGGCCGGTTTCCGCGTCCCGACGGACGTGATCACGTACGCGTCCCGGCTGCTTCCGCACATCGCGCCGGGGCTGGCGCCGGTGGCGTCGGTCCGGGAGAACCCGGGCTTCTTCGAGGTCCGGCGGACCGGGGCGGACGCCGACGCGGTCGCCGAAGTGGTCGGCGCGTGCGAGGAGTTGCTCGCGCGGGAGGGGTCGGTGGGGCTGATCGCCGCGGACGGGCGGGTGCCGGTGCTGTCCGCTGCGCTGGCGAAGGCGGGGCTTTCGCACCTCGCTCCCGGCGAGGAGACGACCGCCTCCGCCCGGCTGACGCTGGTGCCTGCGTCGCTCGCGAAGGGGCTGGAGTACGACTACGTGGTACTGGACGAGCCGCAGGCGGTGGTGGCCGGCGAGCCGGACGAACGGACGGGTCTGCGCCGCCTGTACGTCACGCTGACGCGGGCGGTGTCGGGGTTGATCGTGACCCATGCGGATGCCTTGCCGGCGCAGCTGGGGGATTGA